One genomic window of Leptospira paudalimensis includes the following:
- a CDS encoding SCO family protein, with protein sequence MELKKWIQRLLWVFVIFLFVGLSSLLHFFSSTYRKIPCEICEVRFESEPKSNWIVIYPGLVGCGKKCPMALENLRQFQLRFPNSNFSFYFLVTDPKETEEVIQNYLAYYQTSLAIKALRPKSIDEVQFYRRLGAYLPEHPVLKQKDEHGTQFFLIPPNRKVVYALPKLGENDWIQIQKEISKE encoded by the coding sequence ATGGAACTTAAAAAATGGATCCAAAGACTTCTTTGGGTCTTTGTTATTTTTCTTTTTGTCGGACTTAGTTCCTTACTTCATTTTTTTTCCAGTACATATCGAAAGATTCCTTGTGAGATCTGTGAAGTACGATTTGAATCGGAACCAAAATCAAATTGGATCGTCATTTATCCTGGGTTAGTTGGCTGCGGAAAAAAATGTCCAATGGCCTTGGAAAATCTCAGGCAATTTCAATTACGATTCCCAAACTCAAACTTTTCTTTTTATTTTTTGGTTACTGATCCTAAAGAAACGGAAGAAGTCATTCAAAATTATTTAGCGTATTATCAAACTTCTTTGGCAATCAAAGCCCTACGGCCAAAATCAATTGATGAAGTTCAGTTTTATAGAAGGCTCGGGGCTTATTTGCCGGAACACCCCGTTCTCAAACAAAAAGATGAACATGGAACTCAATTTTTTCTCATCCCACCAAATCGGAAAGTTGTGTATGCCCTTCCCAAACTTGGAGAAAATGATTGGATCCAAATCCAAAAAGAAATTAGCAAAGAGTAA
- the speD gene encoding adenosylmethionine decarboxylase — protein sequence MDKEKIKLSGFNNLTKVLSFNLYDFCITLDDEQKGRYVTYIHDKYNASKITEISKEIVKRIDANILSVSAQDYDPVGASAMVLMSDVKGGGNPIPSTQVSMHLDKSHITVHTYPDAADPDGICSFRVDIDISTCGEIIPLDSINFLFEAFECDVVYIDYVVRGYTRLADGKKIYNDHHFNSILDFIKPEIKRNYTYLSDINMPQDNTWQTKMMIRELGPENYLLNPEDISHPDVPNKMKLLREEMKEVYHMIH from the coding sequence ATGGATAAAGAAAAAATCAAACTTTCCGGTTTTAACAATCTGACAAAAGTTTTGAGTTTTAACCTCTACGATTTTTGCATCACACTCGATGACGAGCAAAAAGGTAGATATGTAACATATATCCACGACAAGTACAATGCGAGTAAAATTACAGAAATCTCCAAAGAGATTGTCAAACGCATTGATGCCAATATCCTCTCTGTTTCCGCACAAGATTACGATCCTGTGGGTGCATCTGCTATGGTTCTTATGAGTGATGTAAAGGGTGGAGGAAATCCAATCCCATCGACACAGGTTAGTATGCATTTGGATAAATCGCATATCACTGTTCACACCTACCCTGATGCAGCTGATCCAGATGGGATCTGTTCTTTCCGAGTGGACATTGACATTTCGACTTGTGGAGAGATCATTCCACTTGACTCTATCAATTTCCTATTTGAAGCATTTGAATGTGATGTAGTTTATATTGACTATGTGGTAAGAGGTTATACTCGACTTGCAGATGGTAAAAAGATCTATAACGATCATCACTTCAATTCGATTTTAGATTTTATCAAACCAGAAATCAAAAGAAATTATACCTATCTTTCAGACATCAACATGCCTCAAGATAACACTTGGCAAACTAAAATGATGATCCGAGAACTTGGACCTGAAAATTATTTGTTAAACCCTGAGGACATCTCTCATCCTGATGTTCCAAACAAAATGAAACTCCTAAGAGAAGAAATGAAAGAAGTGTATCATATGATCCATTAA
- a CDS encoding alpha-glucosidase produces MENKMEWWKQTSIYQIYPWSFQDSNGDGIGDLKGILRRLDEIQSLGVETIWFSPFYVSPGEDFGYDIADYTNIDPRFGTMADCEQLIREIHKRKMKVVLDMVMNHTSDKHPWFLESKSSTSNPKRDFYIWKKGTKKPPNNWISMVGKSGWNYDKGTDEYYYSNFLSFQPDLNYRNPKVKKTMFGVLDFWLKKGVDGFRLDIFNSIYKDESFRDNPFSLRFFPTPDNHDEAFFQKKQYNLNLPESFSFAKEVRKHISKYKQKPFLIGEVSGSDQVLKSFLGEKTDGLNLVFQFELIHFSYDADFFRKLLQKNEEVFPSPFTPTYVLGNHDQRRYIDRLGGDIRKAKLLVCFQFMARGVPIVYYGEEIGRKEGKLSNFFGKDPIAKLNRFVPLFLTKLLGIYINRDNCRLPMLWDDSQNAGFTNGKPWLPIESVQASETVFGQKNDPNSLWKHYQTMFHLRKDLDVLRVGSLEIIHTDEPTILSFERRFKKKRLRVLLNFGKSQKDLSVDLKGKKIYAFGGVEWDGKKMLLPEHSGIIIDL; encoded by the coding sequence ATGGAAAACAAAATGGAATGGTGGAAACAAACTTCAATTTATCAAATTTACCCTTGGTCCTTCCAGGATTCCAATGGTGATGGAATTGGCGATTTAAAGGGAATCCTCAGACGATTGGACGAGATCCAATCCTTAGGAGTGGAAACCATTTGGTTTTCCCCATTTTATGTCAGTCCTGGCGAAGATTTTGGTTATGATATTGCAGATTATACAAATATTGATCCCAGATTTGGGACGATGGCCGATTGTGAACAACTGATTCGCGAAATCCATAAACGTAAAATGAAAGTGGTTTTGGATATGGTGATGAACCATACTTCTGATAAACATCCATGGTTTTTAGAATCAAAATCATCCACTTCGAATCCCAAACGAGATTTTTACATTTGGAAAAAGGGGACTAAAAAACCACCGAATAACTGGATCTCGATGGTTGGGAAATCAGGATGGAATTATGATAAAGGAACAGATGAATACTATTATAGTAATTTTTTATCTTTCCAACCAGACTTAAATTACAGGAATCCAAAAGTCAAAAAAACCATGTTTGGCGTTCTGGATTTTTGGTTAAAAAAAGGTGTCGATGGGTTTCGTCTGGATATCTTCAATTCCATTTATAAAGATGAGAGTTTTCGGGATAATCCTTTTAGTCTCAGATTTTTTCCAACACCAGATAACCATGATGAGGCGTTCTTCCAAAAAAAACAGTATAACCTAAATCTACCGGAATCATTTTCGTTTGCAAAGGAAGTAAGGAAACACATTTCCAAATACAAACAAAAACCATTCCTCATCGGTGAAGTGAGTGGAAGTGACCAAGTATTAAAATCATTTTTAGGTGAAAAAACTGATGGTCTCAATTTGGTATTTCAATTTGAGTTAATTCACTTTTCGTACGATGCGGATTTTTTTCGTAAACTACTCCAAAAAAATGAAGAAGTTTTCCCAAGTCCTTTTACTCCAACTTATGTATTAGGTAATCATGATCAAAGGAGATACATTGATCGATTAGGTGGTGACATACGCAAAGCAAAACTTCTTGTTTGTTTCCAATTTATGGCAAGAGGAGTTCCCATTGTTTATTATGGTGAAGAAATTGGTAGAAAAGAAGGAAAACTCTCCAACTTTTTTGGGAAAGATCCAATCGCCAAATTGAATCGTTTTGTCCCTTTGTTTTTAACGAAACTTTTGGGAATCTACATCAATCGAGATAATTGCCGGCTTCCCATGTTATGGGATGATTCCCAAAATGCTGGGTTCACAAATGGTAAACCTTGGTTACCAATAGAATCCGTTCAAGCTAGTGAAACTGTATTTGGACAAAAAAACGATCCAAACTCATTGTGGAAACATTACCAAACAATGTTTCATTTACGAAAAGATTTAGATGTCCTAAGAGTTGGTAGTTTGGAAATCATCCATACAGACGAACCAACTATATTGAGTTTTGAAAGAAGGTTTAAGAAAAAACGACTTCGTGTTTTACTCAACTTTGGTAAAAGTCAAAAGGATTTGAGTGTAGATTTGAAAGGAAAAAAAATCTATGCTTTTGGTGGAGTGGAATGGGACGGGAAAAAGATGCTCTTACCAGAACATTCTGGTATCATCATTGATTTGTGA
- a CDS encoding STAS domain-containing protein yields MVSELTKEKSYRIEVSSLDLYSAQSLEEEMTKLFQNDLSVIYVDFSNVEEVSSAVLGLLLYKKMMFQKKGVRLFLTNVKPQIQKILKILNLSGHLLV; encoded by the coding sequence ATGGTTTCAGAACTTACAAAAGAAAAAAGTTACCGAATCGAAGTGAGTAGTTTGGATTTGTATTCTGCACAAAGCCTAGAAGAGGAAATGACAAAACTCTTTCAAAATGATTTGAGTGTGATTTATGTTGATTTCTCCAATGTGGAAGAAGTTTCCTCTGCCGTTCTTGGTCTACTTTTATACAAAAAAATGATGTTCCAAAAAAAAGGTGTGAGACTCTTTCTGACAAATGTAAAACCTCAGATTCAAAAAATCTTAAAAATCTTAAACCTGAGTGGCCATTTACTTGTTTGA